A part of Rhinolophus ferrumequinum isolate MPI-CBG mRhiFer1 chromosome 11, mRhiFer1_v1.p, whole genome shotgun sequence genomic DNA contains:
- the FXYD6 gene encoding FXYD domain-containing ion transport regulator 6 isoform X2, protein MEVVLIFLCSLLAPAVLASAPEKEKEKDPFHYDYQTLRIGGLVFAVVLFSVGILLILSRRCKCSFNQKPRAPGDEEAQVENLITANATEPQKAEN, encoded by the exons ATGGAGGTAGTGCTGATCTTTCTATGCAGCCTGTTGGCCCCTGCTGTCCTGGCCAGTG cacctgagaaggagaaagaaaaggatccTTTTCATTATG ACTACCAGACCCTGAGGATCGGGGGATTGGTGTTTGCTGTGGTCCTCTTCTCTGTCGGGATCCTCCTTATCCTGA gTCGCAGATGCAAGTGCAGTTTCAATCAGAAGCCCCG GGCTCCAGGGGACGAGGAAGCCCAGGTGGAGAACCTCATCACCGCCAATG caacggagccccagaaagcagagaACTGA
- the FXYD6 gene encoding FXYD domain-containing ion transport regulator 6 isoform X1, which produces MDRRKIDAMEVVLIFLCSLLAPAVLASAPEKEKEKDPFHYDYQTLRIGGLVFAVVLFSVGILLILSRRCKCSFNQKPRAPGDEEAQVENLITANATEPQKAEN; this is translated from the exons ATGGATCGGAGGAAGATAG acGCCATGGAGGTAGTGCTGATCTTTCTATGCAGCCTGTTGGCCCCTGCTGTCCTGGCCAGTG cacctgagaaggagaaagaaaaggatccTTTTCATTATG ACTACCAGACCCTGAGGATCGGGGGATTGGTGTTTGCTGTGGTCCTCTTCTCTGTCGGGATCCTCCTTATCCTGA gTCGCAGATGCAAGTGCAGTTTCAATCAGAAGCCCCG GGCTCCAGGGGACGAGGAAGCCCAGGTGGAGAACCTCATCACCGCCAATG caacggagccccagaaagcagagaACTGA